The following are encoded in a window of Mycoplasma anserisalpingitidis genomic DNA:
- the rpsG gene encoding 30S ribosomal protein S7, translating into MSRKKSAPIREVLADPVFNSVLITKLINTIMLDGKKSIAQDILYSAFEIVKEKTQKDPMEVFLAAVENITPQLEIRTRRIGGTNYQVPTEVSPRRKQTLSLRWLVQYARLRNEKTMDVRLANEIIDASNKTGGAIKKREDTHKMAEANRAFAHFRW; encoded by the coding sequence ATGTCAAGAAAGAAAAGTGCACCTATAAGAGAAGTTCTTGCAGATCCAGTTTTTAACTCAGTTTTAATTACAAAGTTAATTAATACTATTATGTTAGATGGTAAAAAATCAATCGCCCAAGACATTTTATACTCAGCATTTGAAATTGTTAAAGAAAAAACTCAAAAAGATCCAATGGAAGTTTTCTTAGCAGCTGTGGAAAATATTACTCCACAATTAGAAATCAGAACAAGAAGAATTGGAGGGACAAACTACCAAGTTCCTACCGAAGTTTCTCCTCGTAGAAAACAAACACTTTCATTAAGATGATTAGTTCAATATGCTCGTCTTAGAAATGAAAAAACAATGGATGTTCGTTTAGCTAACGAAATCATCGACGCATCAAACAAAACAGGTGGAGCTATCAAAAAACGTGAAGATACACACAAAATGGCTGAAGCCAACCGTGCTTTCGCTCACTTTAGATGATAG
- the rpsL gene encoding 30S ribosomal protein S12: MPTINQLVTNGRESKIKKQNAPALSVTYNTLIKKAKKMASPFKRGVCTRVATMTPKKPNSALRKYARVKLSNGMEVTAYIPGEGHNLQEHSVVLIRGGRVKDLPGVRYHIVRGTQDAAGVNKRMQGRSLYGTKKPKA; the protein is encoded by the coding sequence ATGCCTACAATTAACCAATTGGTTACAAATGGACGTGAATCAAAAATTAAGAAACAAAACGCTCCTGCTTTAAGTGTAACCTACAACACATTAATTAAAAAAGCTAAAAAAATGGCTTCTCCATTCAAACGTGGTGTATGTACTCGTGTAGCTACAATGACACCTAAAAAACCTAACTCAGCATTACGTAAATATGCTCGTGTTAAATTATCAAACGGAATGGAAGTTACTGCATATATTCCAGGAGAAGGACACAACTTACAAGAACACTCAGTTGTTTTAATCCGTGGAGGACGTGTTAAAGACTTACCTGGGGTTAGATACCACATCGTTCGTGGAACTCAAGATGCTGCTGGTGTAAACAAGCGTATGCAAGGTCGTAGTTTATACGGAACTAAAAAACCTAAAGCATAA
- a CDS encoding RluA family pseudouridine synthase, translating to MIKLEVTYKERIDKYISNNTEISRNDIKSLIEQRAVFVNGTNVIKPKYIVREGQIIEIVRLLDKETDVKPKKMEINVVYEDDDLLVIDKPSDLVVHPAPGHTNDTLVNGLLYHFKNNLSNENGLLRPGIVHRIDKDTSGLLMIAKNNEIHKILTDEFKQHNIKRSYVAICEGVLSSSKIKLNLPIGRDPKNRQQMTVTSVNSKEAITHIELLKTFYYENKPLSLVKCELETGRTHQIRVHLAYIKNPVYGDPVYGNAVDDFNQRLHAYKLEFIHPITEKHIILYSNPPIQFNISDYNFEQLKENNKL from the coding sequence ATGATTAAATTAGAAGTAACTTACAAAGAAAGAATTGACAAATACATCAGCAATAATACTGAAATTTCAAGAAATGATATTAAGTCTTTAATCGAACAAAGAGCAGTTTTTGTTAATGGAACAAATGTTATAAAGCCTAAATATATTGTTAGAGAAGGTCAAATAATAGAAATAGTTAGATTATTAGATAAAGAAACCGATGTTAAGCCAAAAAAAATGGAAATTAATGTTGTTTATGAAGATGATGATTTATTGGTAATAGACAAACCAAGCGATTTAGTTGTTCATCCAGCTCCAGGTCACACAAATGACACTCTTGTGAATGGTCTTTTATACCATTTTAAAAATAATTTATCTAATGAAAATGGACTATTAAGACCGGGTATTGTTCATAGAATTGACAAGGATACTTCTGGTTTATTAATGATTGCTAAAAATAATGAGATTCACAAAATTTTGACTGATGAATTCAAACAACATAATATTAAACGTTCTTATGTTGCAATTTGCGAAGGTGTCCTTAGTTCAAGTAAAATAAAATTAAATCTACCAATAGGGCGAGATCCGAAAAATAGACAACAAATGACTGTAACATCAGTTAATTCAAAAGAGGCCATAACTCATATTGAGCTATTAAAAACTTTTTATTATGAAAATAAGCCATTATCACTTGTCAAGTGTGAACTTGAAACTGGGAGAACTCACCAAATAAGAGTACATTTAGCTTATATCAAAAATCCAGTTTATGGAGATCCAGTTTATGGAAATGCTGTAGATGATTTTAATCAAAGACTTCATGCATATAAATTAGAATTTATTCACCCTATAACAGAAAAACATATTATTTTATATAGCAATCCGCCAATTCAATTCAATATTAGTGACTACAATTTTGAACAATTAAAAGAAAATAATAAGCTATAA